One Felis catus isolate Fca126 chromosome D3, F.catus_Fca126_mat1.0, whole genome shotgun sequence DNA segment encodes these proteins:
- the SEC14L3 gene encoding SEC14-like protein 3, whose amino-acid sequence MSGRVGDLSPKQAETLAKFRENVQDVLPALPNPDDYFLLRWLRARNFDLQKSEAMLRKYMEFRKSMDIDHILDWQPPEVIQKYMPGGLCGYDRDGCPVWYDIIGPLDPKGLLFSVTKQDLLKTKMRDCERILHECDLQTERLGKKIETIVMIFDCEGLGLKHFWKPLVEVYQEFFGLLEENYPETLKFMLIVKATKLFPVGYNLMKPFLSEDTRRKIIVLGSNWKDGLLKLISPEELPVQFGGTLTDPDGNPKCLTKINYGGEIPKSMYVRDQVKTQYEHSVQINRGSSHQVEYEILFPGCVLRWQFSSDGADIGFGVFLKTKMGERQRAGEMTEVLPSQRYNAHMVPEDGSLTCSEAGVYVLRFDNTYSFVHAKKVSFTVEVLLPDEGMQKYDKELTPV is encoded by the exons ATGAGTGGCCGAGTCGGAGACCTGAGCCCCAAGCAGGCAGAGACCCTGGCCAAG TTCCGAGAAAATGTGCAGGATGTGTTGCCTGCCCTGCCCAATCCTGATGACTATTTCCTTCTGCGCTGGCTCCGAG CTCGAAATTTTGACCTGCAGAAATCAGAGGCCATGCTCCGCAAG taCATGGAGTTCCGGAAGTCCATGGACATTGATCACATCCTTGATTGGCAGCCCCCAGAG GTGATCCAGAAGTACATGCCTGGAGGCCTGTGTGGCTATGACCGGGATGGCTGCCCCGTGTGGTATGACATCATTGGACCACTTGACCCAAAGGGCCTGCTCTTCTCAGTCACCAAGCAGGACTTGCTTAAGACCAAGATGAGGGACTGCGAGCGCATCTTGCATGAGTGTGACCTGCAGACAGAGCGG CTGGGAAAGAAGATTGAGACCATTGTGATGATATTTGACTGTGAGGGCCTGGGACTGAAGCACTTCTGGAAACCTCTGGTGGAAGTGTACCAAGAG TTCTTTGGCCTCCTTGAAGAGAATTACCCGGAGACCCTGAAGTTCATGCTCATTGTGAAAG CCACCAAACTGTTCCCTGTGGGCTACAACCTCATGAAGCCCTTCCTGAGTGAAGACACTCGCAGAAAAATTATAGTATTGGGAA GCAACTGGAAGGACGGTTTGCTGAAACTAATCAGTCCTGAGGAACTGCCTGTTCAGTTTGGGGGGACTCTGACTGACCCAGATGGGAACCCCAAATGTTTAACTAAG ATTAACTACGGTGGGGAGATCCCCAAGTCCATGTATGTGCGGGACCAAGTGAAGACTCAATATGAGCACTCAGTGCAGATCAACCGTGGCTCCTCACACCAGGTGGAATATGAGATTCTGTTCCCAGGCTGTGTCCTCAG GTGGCAGTTCTCATCTGATGGTGCAGACATTGGTTTTGGTGTTTTCCTGAAGACCAAGATGGGGGAGCGACAGAGGGCTGGGGAAATGACAGAAGTGCTGCCCAGCCAGCGCTATAATGCCCACATGGTGCCTGAAGACGGGAGCCTCACCTGCTCAGAAGCTGGTGTAT atgtCCTGCGCTTTGACAACACTTATAGCTTTGTTCACGCCAAGAAGGTCAGCTTCACAGTGGAGGTGCTGCTCCCAGACGAGGGCATGCAGAAGTATGACAAGGAGCTCACCCCTGTCTAG